AGTCATTCTTTCCCGCACCTCATGGCTAAGGGTCAGCTTCCCTTCTTTAATGAGCCGTTCCAGCAATTGGGTATGGTGAATGACCTCAACGTCCTCAAGTCCAAATTCGGGATATTCATTTTTAAAAGTGTTAAAAGCATGCGGATCGGCAGTCACGATCTTCCGTACCCCATACTGCTGGAACAGCGTGATGTTCTCTTGGCAGAGCTGCTGGAACAGGAACTCATTGCCCATCCGCCTTGGTGTATCGCCGGAATTTTTCTCTTCATTGCCGAGAACGGCAAAGTTGATTCCTGCCTCCAGCATGAGTCTAGCGAAGGAACGGGAAATTTTACGGCTGCGCAGATCGTAAGATCCCATTGAGCCGACAAAGAACAAATATTCAAATTGCGGATTATCATGTACCGTTGGTACAGACAACCCCTCCAGGTCAGCGGTCCAATTGAACCGCTCATTTCGGCTGATCCCCCACGGGTTGCCCTGACGCTCGATATTTTGCAGCGCCCGCCTACCTTCCTGTGGAATACTGCCCTGCATCAGTACAAGATGACGGCGCAGATCGATAATCTTGTCGACATGCTCATTGCCGACCGGACATTGATCCTCACAATTCCGGCAGGTTGTGCAGGACCAAATTTCCTCCTCTGTCATCACATCCCCGATCAGCTCCAGTTCTGCGGCACGAGCATCACCCAAATCGCTCTGATCCTGAACTCCCCAGGCGGCAGACTGCCAATCCAGTGTTGGGCGAATGTCCGTAATGTGTGGCAGACTTGAATCCATCCAGGCTACGGCTGAATTTTTCAGCCCTCTTAACTGATGTGTAGCAGTCTGTGAGGATGCGAAGGCATAGGACGGCTGCCATGGCGATTTTCCGGTCTGCTCGGTACCGACATCAGTCAGATGATCACGCAGCTTCGTTATCAGGTGCATAGGTGACAGCGGTTTGCCCGTATTAGAGGCAGGGCATACATTCGTGCAGCGCCCACATTCTACACAGGCGTAGAAGTCGAGCATCTGCTTGCGCGTAAAGTCCGTGATCGCTCCGGCCCCGAAGCTCTCCGCTTCTTCGTCCTCCAGATCGATGCTGGTCAGGCGACCAGGCGGTTCCGTACGGCGCAGCCAAATATTAATCGGTGCTGTAATCAAATGAAAATGCTTCGATTGTGGAATATACACTAGAAAAATTAACAAGATGAGAAGATGCAGCCACCAAAAGAGATAGAAGAGCACTTCAGCAGCAGAGGTGGATAAAGATTGGAGTGCTAGAGATATTAGTGAGGATACTGGTGCATAGAGAGATGGGTCTAATTGGAACCAAATACGCTCCAGGCTTAATGAGAGTAGAACCGTCAACATAATGGACGATATCAAGATGAGAACAAGGCTTGGTTTCCAGCCTTTCTTCAAACGTGGCAATTGTTCACCATATCTGCGGTAGGCCGCATAACCGATTGCGATCAGAATAAGCAGAACCGTCACTTCCTGGCTAAGCCCGAATAGATGGTAACCAGGTAATAGCAGATGCCCCCCTCGAGTCAATCCTTTGACAATCAAGTCGATGGCACCAAACTGCAAAATAATGAATCCGTAAAAAATCACAATATGCATGACCCCGCTGCGCCAGTCCTTCAGTAGTTTCCGCTGTCCGAATACCTGGCTCAGAAATTCGCCCCAGTTGTTCCAGGAGAGCCTGCTTCTTGCTCGAAACTCTACGGGACGCCCAAGGCTCATGTACAGATAACGATGATATACCGCCTTATAAAATAAATAAATGGCATAGCCCGTTACCAGCAGGAACATAATCCATTGCAGCATTTGCCACACGTTTACTTCACCTGCCCCTCCTTTTAGAGGTCTGAAAATCGACCTTTTTGAACACACCTTAAAATCAAAGATTCATCTTGACAACAAAAGCGCTTTCACCTAAGATGAATAAAAAATGAATGAGTGTTCATTCATTCGATTCAAATTTTAACATTGAGGTGTCAGGATGACAAGTAGAAAACAGGAAAAATATGAAATGATTTTGGATGCCGCCGAGAAGGTGATTGCTGAGAATGGATTCCACGGATCACAGGTAGCCAGAATTGCCAAAGAAGCTGGAGTAGCAGACGGTACGATATATCTATATTTCAAAAACAAGGAAGATATCCTCATTTCCCTGTTCCAGAATCGTTTGGGTAGCCTTGTGGAGTCGTTCAAAAACAACATTTCCGAGGAAGACAGCGCCGAGGAAGCTTTGTACAAAATATGCGATATCCACTTCTCCCTTCTTGAGGAGAATATTCATCTGGCCTTTGTGACTCAAATCGAACTGCGCCAGAGCTCCCTTGAGCTACGCAAAGCGATTGGTCAGGCTGTGAAGCCCTATATTCAATTAATCGAGCATATTCTGATAAAGGGCGTCGCAGACGGGAGCTTCCGCAAGAATCTGGACACGAGATTAACGCGTCAGTTAATCTTCGGGGCTATGGATGAGGTCGTCACCTCATGGCTGATCTCGGGACAGAAATACTCCCTGACATCACAAGTAGCAAACACCGTGGATTTCTTCATCCGAGGTTTAAAGTAGTTCTGAAAATCTGAACTACGGATATTCCCTATTTGTGTTCAAAAAGGCCAGTTTTCAGCACCTTTGAACTACCTCTAAAAAAAGATTTGAAAGGAGTATGATTGATGAACATCTTCGTAATCCTGAAACAAACCTTTGACACCGAGGAGAAAATCAGTATTCAAAACGGCAAAATTGCCGAAGATGGCGTCAAGTTTATTATCAATCCTTATGATGAGTATGCTGTTGAAGAGGCGTTACGTCAGAAGGAACAGCTTGGCGGTTCAGTTACCGTAGTATCTGTTGGTCCAGCTAGGGTCGCCGAAGCACTAAGGACAGCGCTGGCCATGGGTGCGGATGAAGCTGTTCTGATCCAGAATGACGATAGCGAGAGTGATGAATTCACTATCTCTTCTCTTCTGGCCGCTTACTTCCGGGATCAAGCCTTCGATCTTATTCTCGGCGGCTATTTCTCGGTTGACAACGGCGCCGGCCAGACGGCGGTTCGATTAGCCAGATTGCTTGATATTCCCCATGCCTCCGCGATTACCCATCTACAAATTACATCCAATCATGCGACAGTTAACCGCGATGCGGAAGGAGATACCGAGACTATTGAAATTCGTCTGCCTGCCCTTTTCACCGCCCAGCAGGGCCTTAATGAACCGCGTTACCCTTCTCTGCCTGGGATTATGAAGGCTAAGAAGAAACCTTTTCTTACCTTGGAGCAGCAGCAGCTTAATGGGATAGAAGCAGAAATCGCCCCGAAAACAGTACGTACCGCCCTCTCCCTGCCCGCTGAACGTAAGAGCGGCCGCATATTACAAGGAACCATTCAAGAACAGACCGTAGAGTTAGTTCACCTGCTTAGGAACGAGGACAAAGTCATTTAATTGAATGAAGGAGGAATTTCCTATGGGGAACACCTATGTCATCGTAGCCGAGACCAAGGGCGGCCGACTTCGCCAGGTCAGTCTTGAGGCGATTCATGCCGCTGCCCTAGCTAGTCATGAGGAGGATAAACGGATCGCTCTGCTGCTTGGTCATCAACTCAAAGAAGCTGCTGACGAGCTGGCACGTTACACAGAAGTCATTCTGATCGATCATCCCGACTTGGCCTCATATCAGGCAGAGATTTATTTCGCTGCACTAACCCAAGCGTTGGACCCGATACAGCCTTACGCTGTAATCTTTGGCCATACTGCCATTGGACGGGATCTTGCACCACAGATTGCTGCTCACCTAAACGCCGGACAAATCTCTGATGTCACTGCTATTTCCGGATCCGGCGATGCTATTGCCTATACTCGTCCCCTCTATGCCGGGAAAGCGTTCGAGAATAGACAATTCAGCAGTTCACCACAAGTCATCACGATTCGCCCCAACAATATTGCACCCGCTCAGCCTGCTAGCACGTCTTCTTCGATCACCGAATTATCCTATACTCCATCAACTTCACTTCGCAGCGTAATTAAAGAAGTTGTTAGCAAATCCGCTGGCAGAATCGATCTCACGGAAGCCAAAGTCGTCGTCTCTGGTGGCCGCGGAGTCAAGAGCAAAGCTGGCTTTCAACCTCTTGAGGAGCTGGCGGAAGTATTGCAGGGTGCTGTCGGTGCTTCACGTGGCGCTTGTGATGCCGGCTACTGTGACTACTCGCTGCAGATTGGCCAGACAGGTAAAGTAGTAACCCCTGAAATATATATCGCCTGTGGCATTAGCGGAGCGATCCAGCATTTGGCTGGCATGAGTCAATCTCGCATCATTATCGCGATTAACAAAGACCCGGAGGCCCCGATCTTCAAAGTGGCGGATTACGGCATCGTCGGCGATCTGTTCGAGGTCGTGCCGATATTAGCAGAGGAATTTAGAAAACTACTATGCGCCCCGAATTAATGATTGTGATAACTAATAACCCCTAATAATTAGGAATAAATATGTAAATAACCCCAGTACCGTTAAGGTGCTGGGATTATATTTATAATCACTTAATCGTCACTATACTTCCTTCACCACTTGACAGTATGCCAGTTTTATTTAGCTTCACTTCTGCTCCTTCCGGTAGGTTGGAGAACACGATTGGAGAAATAATCGAAGGCGCATGCTCCTTCACATAAGACAAATCCACTTCCATGATTGGTTGTCCGGCAGCTACCAAATCACCTTCCTTAACAAGAATGTTGAAGCCCTGACCCTTCAGCTTCACGGTATTTACCCCGATGTGTACAAGCACTTCCTTGCCGCCGTCTGACATGATGCCGATAGCATGCTTACTCGGGAATACGTTAAATACTTTTCCGTAAACAGGGGAAGCGATTAAACCTTCATGCGGTAAAACCGCAAAACCGTCACCTGTCATTCTTTCTGCGAATACCGGGTCAGGAACGCTGGAAATATCCATCAGTTCACCATTTACCGGCATCACGATATCTTCGTTAATGATCGCGTCTCCATCACGAGCCGCCTGCTGTTCGACTTCGGCCGGCTTTACGACTTCAGTCTTCTCAGCCGCTTGCGGAGCTTTGCCGCTCATGATATCAGCGATTTGCGTTTTTATCGTATCGGAACGTGTCCCAAAGATCGCCTGAATATTGTTCCCGACTTCAAGCACGCCGGAAGCTCCCAGCTTCTTGAGTCGGTCCTTGCTCACATTGCCCTTGTCCTTCACTTCTACCCGCAAACGGGTAATACAGGCATCGAGGTGAGTGATGTTTTCCCCGCCACCAAGCGCGGACAAAATATTGTGCGGCAGATCATCCTGCTGAACGGCTCTGCCTTCTTCCGCCCCCTCTTCTATGTTGTCTGGATCTTCCCGGCCTGGTGTTTTAAGATTGAATTTGCGGATAACAAAGCGGAATCCGAAGTAGTAAATGACCGCAAGAATCAAACCAACGATGATAACGTACCACCATGGGGTCCGGTTTGGGATTACCCCAAAGATGAGGTAGTCGATCAAGCCTCCCGAAAAGGTCATCCCGATTTTGACACCAAGCAGATGCATCGTCATAAAGGATAACCCTGCGAAAATCGTATGCACAGCGAACAGAATGGGAGCGACGAACAGGAAGGAGAATTCGAGCGGTTCCGTAATCCCTGTCAGGAACGATGTTAACGCGGCTGAACCCATAATCCCGGCCACGTATTTTTTGTTCTCAGGTCGGGCTTCGTGGTAGATCGCCAGCGCCGCGGCGGGTAACCCAAACATCATGAACGGGAATTTACCGGTCATAAAGGTACCTGCCGTAAACGGCACCCCATCTCTGAGCTGCGCCATGAAAATTTGCTGGTCCCCACGAACCAACTGTCCGGCTTTATTGACGTATTCTCCAAATTCAAACCAGAATGGCGAATAGAAAATATGATGCAAACCAAATGGAATCAGCGCACGTTCCACGATACCAAAAATCAATGCGGACAAGGTTCGGTTTTGTTCCAGCATGAAGTAGGAAGCAGAGTTTAATCCACTCTGAATTGGCGGCCAAATGACAACCATCAACAAACCGAGCAGCACTGAGGTTGCTGCCGTCATGATGGGAACGAATCGTTTTCCAGCAAAAAAGCCGAGGTAGGACGGAAGCTCGATTTTAAAGAAGCGGCTGTACATCGTAGAGGCCAATATACCAACAATAATCCCACCAAACACGCCGGTAGCCAGTGTTGGAATGCCCAGCACATTGGCGTAAGCCGGATCTGTACCGACCATCGCCGTCGTTACGCCGATGACCGTGCCCATGGTTACATTCATAACGAGATAACCAATGATCGCAGCCAGCCCAGCTACGCCCTCCCCTCCGGACAAACCGACAGCAACACCAACGGCGAACAGCAAGGCTAGGTTCGTAAACACAATCTGCCCGGCATTCATCATAACCGTGGCCACCGCATGGACGACGCTGTTATCTAGAGCTGGAACGAGACTTAGAAACTCTGGACTAATCAGCATGTTGCCGATACCGAGCAGCAACCCTGCGGCAGGAAGCAGCGCGACCGGCAGCATCAGCGCTTTACCGACTCTTTGCAATATACCGAACAAACGCTTGAACATTTACATCCTCCTGAATACAAAATTGTTTAATCACAACAAAAAAAGCATAAGCCAATAAAAGTCCTTATCATGCATGTCATCGTATAGGGATAGATTACCCCGTAAATGGACAATACAATCAAAACCTTTTATAACTCATGCTTTTTCGAACAATTTTCTCTTAAGCCTTAAACTTATTTAGATACTTTCACACGATCTTCAGCTGGAGCGAATTGCTTCTCACCCGGTTGTACAGTTGGTTTACCAAATGGCATTTGACCGATCAATTTCCAGGAAGCCGGAATATTCCATTCGGCCTTCACGGCATCGTCAATCAACGGATTGTAGTGTTGAAGCGTTGCACCAATACCTTCATTCGCAAGCGCAGTCCAGACAACCAATTGCAGCATACCATTGGATTGGTTAGACCATACTGGGAAATTGTCCTTGTAAAGCTCAAATTGTTGTTGCAAGCCTTCAACTACAGCTTGATCCTCGAAGAACAG
The window above is part of the Paenibacillus lutimineralis genome. Proteins encoded here:
- a CDS encoding (Fe-S)-binding protein, yielding MLQWIMFLLVTGYAIYLFYKAVYHRYLYMSLGRPVEFRARSRLSWNNWGEFLSQVFGQRKLLKDWRSGVMHIVIFYGFIILQFGAIDLIVKGLTRGGHLLLPGYHLFGLSQEVTVLLILIAIGYAAYRRYGEQLPRLKKGWKPSLVLILISSIMLTVLLSLSLERIWFQLDPSLYAPVSSLISLALQSLSTSAAEVLFYLFWWLHLLILLIFLVYIPQSKHFHLITAPINIWLRRTEPPGRLTSIDLEDEEAESFGAGAITDFTRKQMLDFYACVECGRCTNVCPASNTGKPLSPMHLITKLRDHLTDVGTEQTGKSPWQPSYAFASSQTATHQLRGLKNSAVAWMDSSLPHITDIRPTLDWQSAAWGVQDQSDLGDARAAELELIGDVMTEEEIWSCTTCRNCEDQCPVGNEHVDKIIDLRRHLVLMQGSIPQEGRRALQNIERQGNPWGISRNERFNWTADLEGLSVPTVHDNPQFEYLFFVGSMGSYDLRSRKISRSFARLMLEAGINFAVLGNEEKNSGDTPRRMGNEFLFQQLCQENITLFQQYGVRKIVTADPHAFNTFKNEYPEFGLEDVEVIHHTQLLERLIKEGKLTLSHEVRERMTYHDSCYLGRYNGIYDAPREILRRVPGMELMEMKRSRENAMCCGAGGGLMWMEETGGKRINLARTEQALEVSPTMIGSGCPYCLTMLEDGVKMKELDVRTKDIAEIVELSVFGEALA
- a CDS encoding TetR/AcrR family transcriptional regulator, whose protein sequence is MTSRKQEKYEMILDAAEKVIAENGFHGSQVARIAKEAGVADGTIYLYFKNKEDILISLFQNRLGSLVESFKNNISEEDSAEEALYKICDIHFSLLEENIHLAFVTQIELRQSSLELRKAIGQAVKPYIQLIEHILIKGVADGSFRKNLDTRLTRQLIFGAMDEVVTSWLISGQKYSLTSQVANTVDFFIRGLK
- a CDS encoding electron transfer flavoprotein subunit beta/FixA family protein, with translation MNIFVILKQTFDTEEKISIQNGKIAEDGVKFIINPYDEYAVEEALRQKEQLGGSVTVVSVGPARVAEALRTALAMGADEAVLIQNDDSESDEFTISSLLAAYFRDQAFDLILGGYFSVDNGAGQTAVRLARLLDIPHASAITHLQITSNHATVNRDAEGDTETIEIRLPALFTAQQGLNEPRYPSLPGIMKAKKKPFLTLEQQQLNGIEAEIAPKTVRTALSLPAERKSGRILQGTIQEQTVELVHLLRNEDKVI
- a CDS encoding electron transfer flavoprotein subunit alpha/FixB family protein, with the translated sequence MGNTYVIVAETKGGRLRQVSLEAIHAAALASHEEDKRIALLLGHQLKEAADELARYTEVILIDHPDLASYQAEIYFAALTQALDPIQPYAVIFGHTAIGRDLAPQIAAHLNAGQISDVTAISGSGDAIAYTRPLYAGKAFENRQFSSSPQVITIRPNNIAPAQPASTSSSITELSYTPSTSLRSVIKEVVSKSAGRIDLTEAKVVVSGGRGVKSKAGFQPLEELAEVLQGAVGASRGACDAGYCDYSLQIGQTGKVVTPEIYIACGISGAIQHLAGMSQSRIIIAINKDPEAPIFKVADYGIVGDLFEVVPILAEEFRKLLCAPN
- the ptsG gene encoding glucose-specific PTS transporter subunit IIBC, with translation MFKRLFGILQRVGKALMLPVALLPAAGLLLGIGNMLISPEFLSLVPALDNSVVHAVATVMMNAGQIVFTNLALLFAVGVAVGLSGGEGVAGLAAIIGYLVMNVTMGTVIGVTTAMVGTDPAYANVLGIPTLATGVFGGIIVGILASTMYSRFFKIELPSYLGFFAGKRFVPIMTAATSVLLGLLMVVIWPPIQSGLNSASYFMLEQNRTLSALIFGIVERALIPFGLHHIFYSPFWFEFGEYVNKAGQLVRGDQQIFMAQLRDGVPFTAGTFMTGKFPFMMFGLPAAALAIYHEARPENKKYVAGIMGSAALTSFLTGITEPLEFSFLFVAPILFAVHTIFAGLSFMTMHLLGVKIGMTFSGGLIDYLIFGVIPNRTPWWYVIIVGLILAVIYYFGFRFVIRKFNLKTPGREDPDNIEEGAEEGRAVQQDDLPHNILSALGGGENITHLDACITRLRVEVKDKGNVSKDRLKKLGASGVLEVGNNIQAIFGTRSDTIKTQIADIMSGKAPQAAEKTEVVKPAEVEQQAARDGDAIINEDIVMPVNGELMDISSVPDPVFAERMTGDGFAVLPHEGLIASPVYGKVFNVFPSKHAIGIMSDGGKEVLVHIGVNTVKLKGQGFNILVKEGDLVAAGQPIMEVDLSYVKEHAPSIISPIVFSNLPEGAEVKLNKTGILSSGEGSIVTIK
- a CDS encoding nitroreductase family protein, encoding MSQFIDLLKNRRSVYGISKETVISDEKIEEIVKEAVLHTPSSFNSQSSRVLVVLNEQHDKLWNITEDTLKKVVPAESFGPTAEKMGAFRAGYGTVLFFEDQAVVEGLQQQFELYKDNFPVWSNQSNGMLQLVVWTALANEGIGATLQHYNPLIDDAVKAEWNIPASWKLIGQMPFGKPTVQPGEKQFAPAEDRVKVSK